In Xylanibacter ruminicola 23, a single genomic region encodes these proteins:
- a CDS encoding glucosaminidase domain-containing protein: MRKFIVFIAFFLSVSAFSQIRWNQAYQQYVDQYKDIAIEQMQRYRIPASITLAQGLLESGAGRSELTRTSNNHFGIKCNNGWTGPRTYHDDDARNDCFRVYSNAYESYEDHSKFLAANQRYRSLFNLKTTDYKGWARGLKAAGYATNPIYAEKLIEIIQMYKLYQYDSARGYDHFMAQRTKDQEVGGASLHSIKIFNKNYYMIARRGDTFKSIGEEVGISYRKIAKYNERYRKDKLEEGEIIWLKKKQRKAPKDYKGRLHYVRDGESMYTIAQKYGIRLKNLYKMNHLTPDYQIRVGDGLRLR, translated from the coding sequence ATGAGAAAATTTATAGTCTTCATAGCTTTTTTCCTGTCGGTTTCGGCGTTTTCGCAGATCAGATGGAATCAAGCTTATCAACAATATGTAGATCAATATAAGGACATTGCCATCGAGCAGATGCAGCGTTATCGCATACCTGCATCGATTACTTTGGCGCAGGGTTTGTTGGAGAGCGGCGCTGGTAGAAGCGAGCTCACCCGCACCAGTAACAACCACTTTGGTATTAAGTGCAATAACGGTTGGACGGGTCCACGTACGTATCACGATGATGATGCACGTAACGACTGTTTCCGTGTGTACAGCAATGCCTACGAGTCGTACGAAGACCACTCGAAATTCCTGGCAGCCAACCAGCGTTACCGTTCGCTGTTTAATCTGAAAACCACCGATTACAAGGGTTGGGCTCGCGGACTGAAGGCTGCCGGTTATGCCACCAATCCTATTTATGCCGAGAAGCTGATTGAGATTATACAGATGTATAAGCTCTACCAATACGACAGCGCCAGGGGCTACGATCACTTTATGGCTCAGCGCACCAAGGATCAGGAGGTGGGCGGTGCTTCGCTGCATTCCATCAAGATATTTAATAAGAACTATTATATGATTGCCCGTCGCGGCGACACCTTCAAGTCGATAGGCGAGGAGGTTGGCATCAGCTACCGCAAGATAGCCAAATACAACGAGCGTTATCGCAAGGACAAGTTGGAAGAGGGCGAGATTATCTGGTTGAAGAAGAAACAGCGCAAGGCACCAAAGGATTACAAGGGTCGACTGCACTACGTGCGCGATGGCGAGTCGATGTACACTATCGCCCAGAAGTACGGTATCCGTTTGAAGAATCTGTATAAGATGAACCATCTGACGCCCGACTACCAGATTCGTGTGGGTGATGGTCTGCGCTTAAGATAA
- a CDS encoding cytidine deaminase: protein MRELELKSVIKVYAMEELSAEERHLVELAIEATSRSYAPYSKFCVGAAVRLDNGVEIIGCNQENAAYPSGLCAERTALFAAGAQYPDQPVRMLAIAARGTHGDLEEEPVGPCGSCRQVIIESETRAKAPIRILLYGKKYVYVIDGVRELMPLTFSEF, encoded by the coding sequence ATGAGAGAACTGGAGCTAAAGTCGGTTATTAAAGTGTACGCCATGGAAGAACTGAGTGCTGAAGAACGCCACTTGGTAGAGCTTGCTATCGAGGCTACAAGCCGCAGCTATGCCCCCTACTCTAAGTTTTGTGTAGGTGCAGCAGTACGTTTGGACAATGGTGTTGAAATTATAGGTTGCAATCAGGAGAATGCAGCTTATCCATCAGGCTTATGTGCCGAGCGTACCGCCTTGTTTGCAGCCGGCGCTCAGTATCCCGATCAGCCCGTACGTATGCTGGCCATTGCCGCTCGTGGTACTCATGGCGATCTGGAAGAAGAACCCGTTGGTCCTTGTGGCTCATGCCGTCAGGTCATCATCGAATCTGAGACCCGTGCCAAAGCCCCCATACGCATTCTGCTTTACGGAAAGAAGTACGTATATGTGATTGATGGCGTAAGAGAGCTGATGCCGCTCACTTTCTCAGAGTTTTAA
- a CDS encoding right-handed parallel beta-helix repeat-containing protein gives MKRIFFFIPLILGLVACADDDSFSTSTGLRLDFPSDTIKLDTVFSRTASSTYTFWVNNRNDNGVKLQSVRLKRGNQTGFRVNVDGMYLDNNNGSQTNDVEIRKNDSVLVVVEITPYETYQTAPKEITDELVFLMESGTEQSVCLKAWAWDAIKCEQPVIERDSVIESDKPLVIYEDFIVKEGAHLTIRNTTLYFHADAGMEIYGTLHTDNCTMRGDRLDRMFSYLPYDRVPGQWKGIRFYNTSNNNVLNTTQIRNSNQGLICDSTAIDSVSYRLKMQQCVVHNCQGDGVKLTNAHVRLENCQLTNAMGDCLNINGGMVEIVYCTLAQFYPFTGGRGAALRFTNQTSPLYNIMCEGTIITGYDDDVLIGEQAKDSAAFNYTFAHSLLRTPKIDDTAHFNDIIWESPNDEIQGKAHFIKIDEDNLDYDFHLDALSTAAGLGCYR, from the coding sequence ATGAAACGGATTTTCTTTTTTATACCACTGATATTAGGCCTGGTGGCCTGCGCCGATGACGACTCGTTCTCGACCAGTACAGGCTTGCGCCTCGATTTTCCTTCGGACACTATCAAACTCGATACCGTATTCAGTCGTACGGCGTCTTCTACCTATACCTTCTGGGTAAACAACCGCAATGACAATGGCGTAAAACTGCAAAGCGTACGCTTGAAACGCGGCAACCAGACCGGCTTTCGCGTAAATGTGGATGGCATGTATCTGGACAACAACAATGGTTCGCAAACCAACGATGTAGAGATTCGTAAGAACGACAGCGTTCTGGTGGTTGTAGAGATAACGCCGTATGAAACCTATCAGACTGCGCCCAAAGAGATTACCGATGAATTGGTGTTTTTAATGGAGAGCGGTACCGAACAGAGCGTTTGTTTGAAGGCATGGGCTTGGGATGCCATCAAGTGCGAGCAGCCTGTGATTGAGCGCGACTCGGTGATAGAATCAGATAAGCCCTTGGTGATTTACGAAGATTTCATCGTAAAGGAAGGAGCACACCTCACCATCCGTAACACCACACTTTACTTCCATGCCGACGCTGGGATGGAGATATATGGAACACTGCATACCGACAACTGCACCATGCGTGGCGACCGTCTGGATCGTATGTTCTCGTATCTGCCATACGATCGCGTGCCTGGTCAGTGGAAGGGTATCAGATTCTATAACACATCAAACAATAACGTATTGAACACCACACAGATACGTAATTCTAATCAAGGTTTGATTTGCGATTCTACAGCCATCGACAGCGTAAGTTATCGCCTTAAAATGCAGCAATGTGTGGTACATAATTGTCAGGGCGACGGCGTAAAGTTAACCAATGCGCACGTGCGCTTGGAGAACTGTCAGCTGACGAATGCGATGGGCGACTGCCTGAATATTAACGGTGGAATGGTAGAAATAGTGTATTGCACCTTGGCGCAATTCTATCCCTTTACAGGTGGGCGCGGGGCTGCCTTGCGTTTTACCAACCAAACATCACCTTTATATAATATAATGTGCGAGGGAACCATCATCACAGGTTACGACGATGATGTGCTGATAGGCGAACAGGCCAAAGATAGTGCAGCGTTTAACTATACGTTTGCCCATAGTCTGCTGCGAACACCAAAGATTGACGATACAGCCCATTTCAACGATATCATCTGGGAATCGCCCAATGATGAGATTCAAGGAAAAGCCCATTTCATCAAGATTGATGAAGACAACCTTGACTACGATTTCCACCTCGATGCTTTATCTACAGCGGCGGGATTGGGATGTTATCGTTAA
- a CDS encoding NADH peroxidase — protein sequence MTKKFICAVCGYIYEGENPPEKCPICKAPASKFSELKDDGDVTYATVHRIGDGKPEGVSEEMINDLRAHFNGECGEVGMYLAMARQADREGYPEIAEAFKRYAFEEADHASRFAELLGECVWDTKTNLEKRAAAEAGACEDKFRIAKNAKAAGFDAIHDTVHEMAKDEARHGAGFAGLLKRYFGK from the coding sequence ATGACAAAGAAATTTATTTGCGCTGTTTGTGGTTACATCTACGAAGGCGAGAATCCTCCCGAGAAGTGTCCAATCTGTAAGGCTCCTGCCTCTAAGTTCTCTGAGCTGAAGGACGATGGCGACGTAACTTATGCTACCGTTCATCGTATTGGCGATGGTAAGCCCGAGGGGGTATCAGAAGAAATGATTAACGATCTGCGTGCACACTTTAACGGGGAGTGCGGCGAAGTAGGTATGTATCTGGCTATGGCTCGTCAGGCCGACCGCGAGGGTTATCCTGAGATTGCAGAGGCATTTAAGCGTTATGCTTTCGAGGAGGCTGATCACGCTTCACGTTTTGCTGAGCTGCTGGGCGAGTGCGTATGGGACACCAAGACCAATCTGGAGAAGCGCGCTGCTGCCGAGGCTGGTGCTTGCGAGGATAAGTTCCGTATTGCCAAGAACGCTAAGGCTGCCGGATTCGATGCTATCCACGACACCGTTCACGAAATGGCTAAGGACGAGGCCCGTCATGGTGCAGGCTTTGCAGGACTGCTGAAACGCTATTTTGGCAAGTAA
- a CDS encoding rhamnogalacturonan acetylesterase: protein MKKLTFLFFLGGLLLFTAMTPDKHTTIFVIGDSTAANKDTTGGKQERGWAMMLQECFDADYIVVDNHAVNGRSSKSFIDEGRWDKVLERIKPGDYVIIQFGHNDEKPKADRHTDPGSTFDYNLAKYVRETRERGGIPVLMNPVVRRNFFVVAPKNDDDEKLRTSTFKDGVKMIEGDTLYDTHGLYRVAPKDVATRMNCHFVDANTITHNLEQGLGTEASKKLHMWYRPGEEPSEPKGKQDNTHYNIYGARVVANLLADALCQEVPILSKYRKK, encoded by the coding sequence ATGAAGAAACTTACCTTTTTATTCTTTTTGGGCGGATTGTTGCTCTTTACGGCGATGACTCCCGACAAGCATACCACCATTTTTGTGATTGGCGACTCGACAGCTGCCAACAAGGACACAACCGGTGGTAAGCAGGAGCGCGGGTGGGCCATGATGCTGCAGGAGTGCTTTGATGCCGATTACATTGTGGTAGACAACCACGCTGTGAACGGTCGCAGCTCGAAGAGTTTCATCGACGAAGGTCGCTGGGACAAGGTGCTGGAGCGTATCAAACCAGGCGACTATGTGATTATCCAGTTCGGACATAACGACGAGAAGCCCAAAGCCGACCGCCATACCGACCCAGGTTCTACGTTCGACTACAATCTGGCCAAATACGTGCGCGAAACCCGTGAACGTGGCGGCATTCCCGTACTGATGAACCCGGTGGTGCGCCGCAACTTTTTTGTGGTAGCACCTAAGAACGACGACGACGAGAAGCTGCGCACATCTACCTTTAAGGATGGCGTAAAAATGATTGAGGGCGACACGCTTTACGATACCCACGGCCTGTATCGTGTGGCACCAAAGGATGTGGCCACCCGTATGAACTGCCACTTTGTAGATGCCAACACCATTACCCACAACCTGGAGCAGGGTTTGGGAACCGAGGCGTCGAAGAAGCTGCACATGTGGTATCGACCTGGCGAAGAGCCATCGGAGCCAAAGGGCAAGCAGGACAATACACATTATAATATATATGGCGCCAGAGTGGTAGCCAATCTGCTGGCCGATGCACTCTGTCAAGAGGTTCCCATACTGAGTAAATATCGTAAGAAATAA
- the hisS gene encoding histidine--tRNA ligase: protein MKPSIPKGTRDFSPMEMAKRNYIFDTIKQVYQLYGFQQIETPAMETLGTLMGKYGEEGDKLLFKVLNSGDYLSKVTPEELAERNSLRLAAKLCEKGLRYDLTVPFARYVVMHREELQLPFKRYQMQPVWRADRPQKGRYREFWQFDGDIVGSDSLLNEVELMQIVDTVFSRFGVRVQIKINNRKILTGIAEVIGAAEKIVDITVAIDKLDKIGLDNVNQELREDGLSDEQIEKLQPIISLEGTNDEKLNTIAEVLATSETGLKGVEETRFILDTLKTLGLKNEIQLDLTLARGLNYYTGAIFEVKALDVQIGSITGGGRYDNLTGIFGMPGISGVGISFGVDRIFDVLNALDCYPKDATNGTQLLFINFGEKETAYCLPSVAKAREAGIHTEIFPDSTKMKKQMSYANAKQIPFVALAGENEMAADKLTLKNMETGEQSLITIDEIIKTILA from the coding sequence ATGAAACCAAGTATTCCTAAAGGCACGCGCGATTTCTCGCCAATGGAGATGGCGAAGCGCAATTATATTTTTGATACCATCAAACAGGTGTATCAGCTCTACGGCTTTCAGCAGATAGAGACCCCCGCTATGGAAACCCTCGGCACACTGATGGGTAAATACGGCGAAGAGGGCGACAAACTGCTGTTTAAGGTGCTGAACTCGGGCGACTACCTCTCGAAGGTTACACCCGAGGAACTAGCTGAGCGTAACTCGCTGCGACTGGCAGCCAAACTCTGCGAAAAGGGTTTGCGTTACGACCTTACCGTACCTTTTGCCCGCTACGTGGTGATGCATCGCGAAGAACTGCAGTTGCCTTTTAAGCGCTACCAGATGCAGCCCGTTTGGCGCGCCGACCGCCCACAGAAGGGGCGCTACCGTGAGTTCTGGCAGTTTGATGGCGACATCGTAGGTTCCGACTCGTTGCTGAACGAGGTGGAGCTGATGCAGATTGTAGATACCGTATTCAGCCGTTTCGGCGTACGTGTTCAGATCAAGATCAACAACCGCAAGATTCTGACTGGTATAGCCGAGGTAATCGGTGCTGCCGAGAAGATTGTAGATATCACCGTTGCTATCGACAAGCTGGATAAGATCGGACTCGATAACGTGAACCAGGAGCTGCGCGAGGACGGCCTGAGTGACGAGCAGATTGAGAAGCTGCAGCCTATCATCTCGCTCGAGGGCACCAACGACGAGAAGCTGAACACCATTGCCGAGGTGCTGGCTACCAGCGAGACTGGACTGAAGGGCGTTGAGGAAACACGCTTTATCCTCGACACACTGAAGACACTCGGACTGAAGAACGAGATTCAGCTCGACCTGACACTGGCTCGTGGTTTGAACTACTACACAGGTGCCATCTTCGAGGTGAAGGCACTCGACGTACAGATTGGTTCGATCACAGGTGGTGGTCGTTACGACAACCTGACTGGTATCTTCGGTATGCCTGGTATCTCGGGTGTAGGTATCAGCTTTGGTGTAGACCGTATCTTCGACGTGTTGAACGCACTCGACTGCTATCCAAAGGATGCTACCAACGGCACCCAGCTGCTGTTTATCAACTTTGGCGAAAAGGAGACAGCTTACTGTCTGCCATCGGTTGCTAAGGCTCGCGAGGCTGGCATCCACACAGAGATATTCCCTGATTCGACCAAGATGAAGAAGCAGATGTCGTATGCTAACGCTAAGCAGATTCCATTCGTAGCACTGGCTGGTGAGAACGAGATGGCTGCCGACAAGCTGACACTGAAGAACATGGAGACTGGTGAGCAGAGCCTGATCACCATCGACGAGATTATCAAAACGATTCTTGCGTAA
- a CDS encoding four helix bundle protein yields the protein MKADNQILIDSKSFAIRIIRLYKYLSDMQKEFVLSKQILRSGTSIGANISESVFAQSRMDFVSKMSISLKEASETKYWLDLLYETKYISQEQYDSMSDDLGRITGTLVKIVNTTKQNNV from the coding sequence ATGAAGGCTGATAATCAGATACTCATCGATTCCAAGTCGTTTGCTATAAGAATTATACGACTCTATAAATATCTTTCGGATATGCAAAAAGAGTTTGTACTTTCTAAGCAGATACTTAGAAGCGGCACAAGTATTGGAGCTAATATCAGCGAAAGTGTGTTTGCTCAAAGCCGTATGGACTTTGTCAGCAAGATGAGCATATCATTAAAAGAAGCCAGCGAAACAAAGTACTGGCTTGATCTTCTGTATGAAACTAAGTATATAAGCCAAGAACAGTACGATTCGATGTCGGATGATCTTGGAAGAATTACAGGAACATTAGTTAAGATTGTGAATACCACAAAGCAAAACAATGTTTAA
- a CDS encoding adenylosuccinate synthase, producing the protein MNKGKVDVLLGLQWGDEGKGKVVDVLTPKYDVVARFQGGPNAGHTLEFEGQKYVLRSIPSGIFQGDKVNIIGNGVVLAPDLFMEEAKALEASGHELRSRLHISKKAHLIMPTHRVLDAAYEAQKGKDKVGTTGKGIGPTYTDKVSRTGLRVGDILENFEEKYAKAKARHEAILKSLNFEYDITEVEKKWLEGIEYLRQFPIVDSEHELNNLLKSGKSVLCEGAQGTMLDVDFGSYPFVTSSNTICAGACTGLGIGPNKIGDVYGIMKAYCTRVGAGPFPTELFDETGKKIRDLGHEYGAVTGRERRCGWIDLVALKYSIMVNGVTQLIMMKSDVLDGFDTIKACVAYKQNGQEIDYFPYNIEDGIEPVYQELPGWKTDMTQFTSEDQFPKEFNDYIKFLEAQLETPIKIISIGPDRDQTIVRH; encoded by the coding sequence ATGAACAAAGGTAAAGTTGATGTCCTGCTGGGCTTGCAGTGGGGCGACGAAGGAAAAGGTAAGGTGGTCGACGTGCTGACCCCTAAGTACGATGTGGTTGCCCGTTTTCAGGGTGGTCCTAACGCTGGTCATACACTGGAGTTTGAGGGTCAGAAGTATGTGCTTCGCTCAATCCCTTCAGGTATTTTCCAGGGCGACAAGGTAAACATTATCGGTAATGGTGTAGTGCTGGCTCCAGACTTGTTTATGGAAGAGGCCAAGGCACTCGAGGCAAGCGGACACGAGCTGCGTAGCCGTCTGCACATCTCAAAGAAAGCCCATCTTATCATGCCTACCCACCGTGTGCTGGATGCTGCATACGAGGCTCAGAAGGGTAAGGATAAGGTAGGTACTACCGGTAAGGGTATCGGTCCTACTTATACCGACAAGGTAAGCCGCACAGGTTTGCGCGTTGGTGATATCCTTGAGAACTTTGAGGAGAAGTACGCTAAGGCAAAGGCTCGCCATGAGGCTATCCTGAAGTCGCTCAACTTTGAGTACGACATCACCGAGGTAGAAAAGAAGTGGCTGGAGGGTATCGAGTACCTGCGCCAGTTTCCCATCGTAGATTCAGAGCACGAGCTGAACAACCTGCTGAAGAGCGGTAAGAGCGTGCTGTGTGAGGGTGCTCAGGGTACTATGCTCGACGTCGACTTTGGTTCGTATCCTTTCGTTACATCATCTAACACCATCTGCGCTGGTGCTTGCACTGGTCTGGGTATCGGTCCCAACAAGATTGGCGACGTTTACGGTATCATGAAGGCTTACTGCACACGTGTAGGTGCTGGTCCATTCCCCACAGAGCTGTTCGACGAGACAGGCAAGAAGATTCGCGACCTGGGTCACGAGTACGGTGCTGTTACCGGTCGTGAGCGTCGTTGCGGTTGGATCGACCTGGTAGCCCTGAAGTACTCTATCATGGTGAACGGTGTTACCCAGCTGATTATGATGAAGAGCGACGTGCTGGATGGTTTCGACACCATCAAGGCTTGCGTGGCTTACAAGCAGAACGGACAGGAGATCGATTACTTCCCATACAACATCGAGGATGGTATCGAGCCCGTATATCAGGAGCTGCCAGGCTGGAAGACCGACATGACCCAGTTTACCAGCGAGGATCAGTTCCCCAAAGAGTTCAACGATTACATCAAATTCCTCGAGGCCCAGTTAGAGACTCCTATCAAGATTATCTCTATCGGCCCCGACCGCGATCAAACAATTGTAAGACATTAA
- a CDS encoding Fur family transcriptional regulator: protein MKESVIVAVERLLDNYLEMNNHRKTPERYTILRAIYSINGHFTLDDLKARLAQEMDFPVSRATLYNTLNLFMSLRLVVRHRFQGTTKYEACYDNQSHCHQICTMCGKVTEVKSPEIKAAVENMHLKRFRKDGFTLYVYGVCSTCQTKMTKRKKTTTTTKKSNNKNKTEK from the coding sequence ATGAAAGAAAGTGTGATTGTGGCCGTAGAAAGGCTTTTGGACAACTATCTTGAGATGAACAATCATCGCAAGACACCTGAGCGATACACCATCCTCAGAGCCATCTACAGCATCAACGGGCACTTTACACTCGACGACCTGAAAGCCCGACTGGCACAGGAGATGGATTTCCCCGTTAGCAGGGCTACCTTATATAATACGCTGAATCTGTTTATGTCGCTCCGACTGGTAGTTAGGCACCGTTTTCAAGGTACGACCAAATACGAGGCCTGCTACGATAACCAAAGTCATTGTCATCAGATTTGCACCATGTGCGGTAAGGTTACTGAGGTTAAATCGCCTGAGATCAAAGCTGCTGTGGAGAATATGCATCTGAAACGATTCAGAAAAGACGGCTTTACGCTGTATGTTTACGGCGTGTGCAGTACCTGTCAGACTAAGATGACAAAGCGCAAGAAGACAACAACCACGACAAAAAAGAGTAACAACAAGAATAAAACTGAAAAATGA
- a CDS encoding DNA alkylation repair protein: MDLNQQIKEIKQSFRLMMDGMVAASMRNKGANYKLNWGATLPRLRDKAEELKQMFNVSCLMFNQYDLAIALWKENVRECKILATMLMPADKMLPEVVDIWMEQTDSQEIAEQASFNLYQYLPYAADKAYTWMASDKELYQLCGFHILSRLFMNKQEPNERGINEFIDQALAALEGDSLMVKKAAMNAMIRFAELGLVYERLAKSALKRANLEFF; the protein is encoded by the coding sequence ATGGATTTAAACCAACAGATAAAAGAGATTAAGCAATCATTCCGCCTGATGATGGACGGAATGGTTGCTGCTTCTATGCGCAATAAAGGCGCCAACTACAAACTGAACTGGGGTGCCACCCTTCCCAGGCTAAGAGATAAAGCAGAAGAACTGAAACAAATGTTTAATGTTTCATGTTTAATGTTTAATCAATATGACTTAGCAATAGCGTTGTGGAAGGAGAACGTGCGCGAATGCAAGATATTGGCCACCATGCTGATGCCAGCCGACAAGATGCTGCCTGAAGTAGTAGATATTTGGATGGAACAAACTGATAGTCAGGAGATTGCAGAGCAAGCTTCATTTAATTTATATCAGTATCTGCCTTATGCTGCCGACAAGGCTTACACCTGGATGGCATCGGATAAGGAGCTGTATCAGCTGTGCGGATTCCATATTCTGTCGCGTCTGTTTATGAATAAACAGGAGCCCAACGAGCGTGGCATCAACGAGTTTATCGATCAGGCATTGGCCGCCCTCGAAGGCGACAGCTTGATGGTGAAGAAAGCAGCCATGAATGCCATGATTAGATTTGCAGAACTTGGATTAGTATACGAACGTCTTGCAAAAAGTGCATTAAAAAGGGCTAATTTAGAATTTTTTTAA
- a CDS encoding dipeptidyl-peptidase 3 family protein — protein MLRYRLNGFEKLSLQQKKLVYYLSKATLFGRDITFDQFGKYNLRIRKMLEVVYVDMNMPHDNDDFKALEVYLKRVWFSSGIHHHYGCEKFKPGFSAEYLREALHQVEACKLPLKSGETIDEMCDELFPLIFDEEVMPKRVNQADGEDLLLTSAMNFYDGVTQAEAEAFYEQQKQQNKMHDTPPSYGLNSTLVKENGEVKEQVWKADGKYGNTIRHIIYWLRKAYDVAENDKQKSSITLLIMYYLTGDLQFFNHYCIEWLQDKESKIDFINGFIEVYGDPLGLKGSWEGLVEYIDEEATHRTQTISQNAQWFEDHSPVDSRFRKPVVKGVSANVICAAMLGGDEYPATAIGINLPNADWIRAAYGSKSITISNITDAYNKASKGSGFKEEFVSDEETLHLIEKYGDVCDDLHTDLHECLGHGSGQLLPGVDPDALKAYSSTIEEARADLFGLYYIADKKLVELGLVPDEEAYKSQYYTYMMNGLMTQLIRITPGNQLEEAHMRNRALIAHWCYENGDVIKLVKREGKTYVEISDYAELRSLIARLLAEIQRIKSEGDYEAARDLVERYAVKVDAELHAEVLDRYKKLNLAPYKGFINPQLMPVYDENGEISDITVSYSESYAHQMLRYSAEYGTLI, from the coding sequence ATGCTCCGTTATCGTTTGAACGGGTTTGAAAAGCTATCGTTACAGCAGAAAAAGTTAGTTTACTACCTGTCGAAAGCGACACTGTTCGGACGAGACATTACATTTGATCAGTTTGGTAAATACAACCTCCGCATCCGCAAGATGTTGGAGGTTGTATATGTTGATATGAATATGCCGCACGATAACGATGACTTCAAGGCGCTTGAGGTGTATCTGAAGCGTGTGTGGTTCTCAAGTGGTATTCACCACCACTATGGTTGCGAAAAGTTCAAGCCAGGATTCTCGGCCGAGTATCTGCGCGAGGCACTGCATCAGGTTGAAGCATGCAAGCTGCCACTGAAATCGGGCGAAACCATCGACGAGATGTGCGACGAACTCTTCCCTTTGATCTTCGACGAAGAGGTAATGCCCAAACGTGTGAATCAGGCCGACGGCGAGGATTTGCTGCTGACATCGGCCATGAACTTCTACGATGGTGTGACACAGGCCGAAGCCGAAGCTTTTTACGAGCAGCAGAAGCAGCAGAACAAAATGCACGACACACCACCTTCGTACGGTTTGAACTCTACCTTGGTAAAGGAGAACGGCGAAGTAAAGGAGCAGGTATGGAAAGCCGACGGCAAGTATGGCAACACCATCCGCCATATTATATATTGGTTAAGAAAAGCCTACGATGTGGCCGAGAATGATAAGCAGAAATCAAGCATTACTTTATTGATTATGTATTATCTGACAGGCGACTTGCAGTTCTTTAATCACTATTGTATAGAATGGCTGCAGGATAAAGAGTCGAAAATCGACTTTATCAACGGATTCATCGAGGTGTATGGCGACCCATTAGGACTGAAAGGTTCGTGGGAAGGCTTGGTGGAGTATATCGACGAAGAGGCCACTCATCGCACACAGACCATCAGCCAGAACGCCCAGTGGTTCGAGGATCACTCGCCAGTAGATTCGCGTTTCCGCAAGCCTGTAGTAAAAGGTGTATCGGCCAACGTGATTTGTGCCGCTATGCTGGGGGGCGACGAATATCCTGCTACGGCCATCGGCATTAACCTGCCAAACGCCGACTGGATTCGTGCTGCTTACGGCAGTAAGAGCATTACCATCAGCAATATTACCGATGCGTATAACAAGGCTTCGAAGGGCAGCGGTTTCAAGGAGGAGTTTGTAAGCGACGAAGAGACGCTGCACCTGATTGAGAAATACGGCGACGTGTGCGACGACCTGCATACCGATCTGCACGAGTGCCTGGGTCATGGTAGCGGACAGTTGTTGCCTGGCGTTGATCCCGATGCGCTGAAGGCTTACAGCAGCACGATAGAGGAGGCGAGAGCCGACCTATTCGGACTGTATTATATAGCCGACAAGAAGCTGGTAGAGTTAGGCTTGGTACCCGATGAAGAGGCGTACAAATCGCAGTATTATACGTATATGATGAATGGCTTGATGACACAGCTGATACGTATTACCCCAGGCAACCAGCTGGAGGAGGCGCACATGCGTAACCGCGCACTGATAGCCCACTGGTGCTACGAGAACGGCGACGTAATCAAGCTGGTGAAGCGCGAGGGTAAAACCTACGTTGAGATCAGCGATTATGCCGAACTGCGCTCGCTGATTGCCCGCTTGCTGGCTGAGATTCAGCGTATTAAGAGCGAGGGTGACTACGAGGCTGCCCGCGATCTGGTGGAGCGTTATGCCGTAAAGGTAGATGCCGAGCTGCACGCTGAAGTATTAGACAGATACAAGAAGCTGAACCTGGCACCTTACAAGGGCTTTATCAATCCGCAGCTGATGCCCGTTTACGATGAAAACGGCGAAATAAGCGACATTACGGTAAGCTACAGCGAAAGTTATGCCCACCAGATGCTGCGCTACAGCGCGGAGTACGGAACGCTGATTTGA
- a CDS encoding helix-turn-helix domain-containing protein, whose product MAKYNIIEKKEKAAAYRSLVSPKMMDEMQEKIMNIIVMQKKYRDKDYSAKKLAEDLGTNTRYISAVVNVRFHMNYTSFVNKYRIDEAMSILVDKRYQDLRMEEVSDMVGFANRQSFYASFYRVMGMTPRDYRLQHLEQHPTMKATNVKRGRKPKNAK is encoded by the coding sequence ATGGCAAAGTACAACATTATTGAAAAGAAAGAGAAGGCAGCGGCTTACAGAAGTTTGGTAAGTCCCAAAATGATGGACGAGATGCAGGAAAAAATCATGAACATCATCGTCATGCAGAAGAAGTATCGCGACAAGGATTATTCGGCAAAGAAGCTTGCCGAGGATTTAGGCACAAACACACGTTACATCTCGGCTGTGGTAAACGTTCGTTTCCACATGAACTATACTTCGTTTGTAAATAAGTATAGAATCGACGAGGCTATGAGTATTCTGGTTGACAAGCGCTATCAGGATTTGCGCATGGAGGAGGTGAGTGATATGGTAGGTTTTGCTAACCGCCAGTCGTTCTACGCTTCGTTCTATCGCGTGATGGGTATGACTCCACGCGACTACCGTCTGCAGCACCTGGAGCAGCACCCAACCATGAAGGCAACAAACGTAAAACGTGGTCGCAAACCCAAAAATGCAAAATAA